One genomic region from Vitis riparia cultivar Riparia Gloire de Montpellier isolate 1030 chromosome 17, EGFV_Vit.rip_1.0, whole genome shotgun sequence encodes:
- the LOC117904716 gene encoding oleosin 18.2 kDa-like, protein MAEHQQRPGFMPEKGPSTSQVLAVITLFPVGGILLVLSGLTLAGTLIGLTVATPLFVIFSPILVPAALVLALAITGFLTSGAFGITALSSLSWIVNYLRKGRVTEQMEHARWRVQEGAGQLGMKAKEVGHGIQGKAQETTRT, encoded by the coding sequence ATGGCCGAGCACCAGCAGCGCCCAGGCTTCATGCCGGAAAAGGGACCTTCAACTTCACAAGTTCTGGCTGTGATCACCCTCTTCCCCGTCGGTGGCATCCTCTTGGTCCTCTCCGGCCTCACTCTCGCCGGAACCCTCATCGGCCTCACCGTCGCCACCCCACTGTTCGTGATCTTCAGCCCAATCCTGGTCCCCGCAGCTCTGGTTCTCGCACTGGCTATCACCGGATTCCTCACCTCCGGCGCGTTCGGAATCACCGCACTGTCTTCACTCTCTTGGATCGTCAACTACCTCCGGAAAGGCCGCGTAACGGAGCAAATGGAGCATGCAAGGTGGAGAGTGCAGGAGGGTGCGGGCCAGTTGGGCATGAAGGCGAAAGAAGTTGGGCATGGAATCCAAGGCAAGGCACAAGAAACTACAAGGACATGA
- the LOC117904710 gene encoding tryptophan aminotransferase-related protein 2 produces MKHIEGYLRVSLFLSEMGKLSGVFSLRHFLVLSLALNVALISRVVYEGENWREEQIRALMADASEKSAHVSMSSSPPPPSPSTPSSMAVTSTEIKDDGERVINLDHGDPTMYERFWQQMGDITTIVISGWQSMSYFSDVKNLCWFLEPEFAKQIIRLHKIVGNAVTDNYYIVVGTGSTQLFQAALYALSPPNASEPMSVVSAAPFYSSYPSVTDFLKSGLYKWAGDANNFNKDGPYIELVTSPNNPDGSIRQPVVNRSGENLVHDFAYYWPQYTPISSPADHDLMLFTVSKATGHAGMRLGWALVKDKEVAKKMTSFIELNTIGVSKDSQQRAAKILQVISDSYEPVGNPKESGPFFHFSHSMMEERWKALRSAVKQSGLFSLPEFPSSFCNFLGQAFGSQPAFAWLKCEGGIEDCGNFLKKHKILTRNGKHFGASPKYVRVSMLDRDESFNLFTKRLSSLHLSQSKDHEEESP; encoded by the exons ATGAAGCATATTGAAGGATATTTGA GGGTCTCTCTGTTTCTCTCAGAGATGGGTAAGCTTTCCGGCGTCTTCTCCTTGAGGCATTTCTTGGTGCTCTCACTCGCCTTGAATGTGGCCTTGATTTCTAGAGTCGTATATGAGGGTGAGAATTGGAGGGAAGAACAGATCAGAGCGTTAATGGCGGACGCCTCAGAAAAATCAGCGCATGTTAGCATGAGCAGCAGCCCCCCTCCGCCGTCACCGTCAACGCCATCGTCTATGGCCGTCACCAGCACAGAGATTAAAGATGACGGCGAAAGAGTGATCAATCTCGACCA TGGGGATCCGACAATGTATGAGAGGTTTTGGCAACAAATGGGGGACATAACAACCATTGTGATCTCTGGGTGGCAGTCCATGAGTTATTTTTCAGATGTGAAGAACCTATGCTGGTTTTTGGAGCCTGAGTTTGCCAAGCAGATCATTAGATTACACAAAATTGTGGGAAATGCAGTCACTGACAACTATTACATCGTGGTCGGAACAGGTTCCACACAGCTCTTTCAGGCTGCATTATATGCTCTCTCTCCACCCAATGCATCTGAGCCCATGAGCGTGGTATCTGCAGCCCCATTTTACTCG TCCTACCCATCTGTGACGGATTTTCTCAAGTCAGGGCTCTATAAATGGGCTGGTGATGCCAACAATTTCAACAAAGATGGTCCATACATTGAGCTTGTTACTTCCCCTAATAATCCTGATGGGTCAATAAGGCAACCTGTTGTTAACCGAAGTGGGGAGAATTTGGTTCATGATTTTGCTTACTACTGGCCACAGTACACTCCAATTTCTTCTCCTGCAGACCATGATCTCATGTTGTTCACCGTCTCCAAAGCCACTGGCCATGCTGGGATGCGCCTTGG TTGGGCTCTTGTGAAGGATAAAGAGGTTGCAAAGAAGATGACTAGCTTCATAGAGCTGAACACGATTGGTGTGTCAAAAGACTCGCAGCAACGTGCTGCCAAAATTCTGCAAGTTATTTCTGATAGCTATGAACCTGTTGGCAACCCAAAAGAAAGTGGACCTTTCTTTCACTTTAGCCATAGCATGATGGAAGAGAGGTGGAAAGCGCTGAGGTCAGCAGTAAAACAGAGTGGGCTCTTCAGTCTCCCTGAGTTTCCTTCCAGCTTCTGCAACTTCTTGGGTCAAGCTTTTGGATCGCAGCCTG CTTTTGCATGGCTAAAGTGTGAAGGAGGCATTGAGGACTGCGGAAACTTCCTCAAGAAGCATAAGATTTTGACCCGGAACGGGAAGCATTTTGGGGCTAGCCCAAAGTATGTTCGGGTGAGCATGCTGGACAGGGATGAGTCCTTTAATCTCTTTACCAAGAGATTGTCCAGTCTCCATCTCAGCCAGTCCAAAGATCATGAGGAAGAAAGTCCCTGA